In the genome of Populus nigra chromosome 9, ddPopNigr1.1, whole genome shotgun sequence, one region contains:
- the LOC133703057 gene encoding granule-bound starch synthase 1, chloroplastic/amyloplastic-like — protein MATVTASHVVSSSSNVSSHGSETKASLSQIGLRSQSMTHSGLRSLNMADKLQMRTQAFARKSVKKAYATWNDTSGKIVCLQGGMTVVFVGIEVAPWSKTGGLGDVIGGLPPEMAARGHRVMTISPRFDQYRDAWDTCLSAQIKVGDRIETVRYFHCYKRGVDRVFVDHPMFLEKVWGKTGSKIYGPTAGEDYQDNQLRFSLFCLAALEAPRVLSLNSSKHFSGPYGEDVVFVANDWHTALLPCYLKSMYQSRGLFMNAKVAFCIHNIAYQGRFAFSDFSLLNLPDRFKSSFDFMDLYDKPVKGRKLNWLKAGILEAQMVFTVSPYYAQELVSGIEKGMELDHCIRKTGITGIINGMDVQEWNPATDKYTSIKYDITTVSYAKPLLKEALQAEVGLPVDRDIPVIGFIGRLEEQKGSDILASAIPMLVKYNVQIIVLGTGKKYMEKQIAELEKKYPDKVRGVALFNVPLAHMIIAGADFMIIPSRFEPCGLIQLHAMRYGTVCIVASTGGLVDTVKEGYTGFHMGAFSVECDAVDPADVAAVVKTVVRALAVYGTAAFREMIKNCMSQDLSWKGPARLWEKMLLSLNVAGSEAGSEGDEIAPLAKENVATP, from the exons ATGGCAACCGTGACAGCTTCACATGTTGTGTCAAGTAGCTCAAATGTGAGCAGCCATGGATCAGAAACAAAGGCAAGTTTGAGTCAAATTGGCTTAAGGAGCCAAAGCATGACCCACAGTGGTTTAAGGTCACTGAACATGGCGGACAAGCTGCAAATGAGGACTCAAGCATTCGCTAGGAAGTCTGTGAAAAAAGCCTATGCCACTTGGAATGACACTTCAGGAAAAATTGTTTGTCTTCAAGGAGGAATGACTGTGGTCTTTGTTGGCATAGAGGTTGCTCCTTGGAGCAAAACTGGTGGTCTTGGTGATGTCATTGGTGGACTTCCTCCAGAAATGGCT GCAAGAGGCCACCGGGTTATGACAATCTCTCCCCGATTTGACCAGTACAGAGATGCATGGGACACTTGTCTATCAGCTCAG ATAAAGGTTGGAGACAGAATTGAAACTGTTCGTTACTTCCACTGCTACAAGCGTGGAGTTGATCGTGTGTTCGTCGATCATCCAATGTTCCTAGAGAAG GTATGGGGCAAAACTGGATCCAAAATCTATGGTCCTACAGCTGGAGAGGATTACCAGGATAATCAACTGCGGTTTAGCTTGTTCTGCCTG GCTGCTCTTGAAGCACCAAGGGTTCTGAGCTTGAACAGCAGCAAGCATTTTTCTGGACCATACG GTGAGGATGTTGTCTTTGTTGCCAATGATTGGCACACAGCTCTCCTCCCATGTTACTTAAAATCAATGTACCAATCCAGGGGACTTTTCATGAATGCGAAG GTTGCCTTTTGCATCCATAACATTGCTTACCAGGGCCGATTTGCCTTCTCAGATTTCTCACTCCTCAATTTGCCAGATAGGTTCAAGAGCTCTTTTGACTTCATGGACTT GTATGACAAGCCTGTGAAGGGAAGGAAACTCAATTGGTTGAAGGCTGGTatattggaagcacaaatggtCTTTACTGTGAGCCCTTACTATGCCCAGGAACTTGTTTCTGGAATTGAAAAGGGTATGGAATTGGATCACTGCATCCGTAAAACTGGCATTACTGGTATCATAAATGGTATGGATGTTCAAGAATGGAATCCTGCAACAGATAAATACACTAGCATCAAATATGATATCACAACT gTCTCCTATGCAAAGCCATTGTTGAAGGAAGCACTTCAAGCAGAAGTTGGATTGCCTGTTGACAGAGATATTCCTGTAATAGGCTTCATTGGTAGACTGGAAGAGCAAAAAGGTTCAGATATTCTTGCTTCTGCCATTCCAATGCTGGTTAAATATAATGTGCAGATAATAGTCCTT GGAACTGGcaaaaaatacatggaaaagCAGATTGCCGAGCTTGAGAAAAAGTACCCTGATAAGGTCAGAGGAGTGGCATTGTTTAATGTCCCCTTGGCCCATATGATCATCGCTGGTGCTGACTTTATGATAATCCCCAGTAGATTTGAACCATGTGGCCTGATTCAGTTGCATGCTATGCGATATGGAACG GTGTGCATCGTTGCCTCTACTGGTGGACTTGTTGACACTGTCAAGGAGGGTTACACAGGATTCCACATGGGAGCCTTCAGTGTTGAG TGTGATGCAGTTGATCCAGCAGATGTGGCTGCAGTAGTTAAGACTGTCGTAAGAGCTCTAGCAGTCTACGGCACTGCTGCCTTCAGAGAAATGATAAAGAATTGCATGTCCCAAGATCTTTCATGGAAG GGACCAGCCAGGCTGTGGGAGAAGATGCTGTTAAGCCTAAATGTTGCTGGGAGTGAAGCTGGCTCCGAAGGAGACGAGATTGCTCCACTTGCCAAGGAAAACGTTGCCACTCCTTGA
- the LOC133702891 gene encoding ubiquitin carboxyl-terminal hydrolase 9-like: protein MTMIDSRCLMENGGGGGGEGSCLPCTPEEEKQIVEELNREAERDLKEGNLYFVVSSRWFSKWESYVGRGGVDKLDNGKSSEPQDLDVERPGPIDNSDIIEGRSSNEGDELELVRTLLEGRDYVLVPKKVWEKLVQWYKGGPALPRKMISQGLFNKKQFNVEVYPLRLKLIDYRDDSESTIRISKKASLHELYEKVCSARGVEREKASIWDFFNKQKSSQLSISNQTLEELHLQMDQEILLELKVDSSPSQSAKDSTGNELALVALEPPRSPMSIAGGPAMSNGHSSSYSLNLWPESAVNSSFKDMDDGFGVHSSVRRVEKGGLAGLQNMGNTCFMNSALQCLLHTPQLVEYFLQDYSEEINTQNPLGMHGELALAFGDLLRKLWSSGRTAIAPRVFKGKLALFAPQFSGYNQHDSQELLAFLLDGLHEDLNRVKQKPYIEMKDWSGEPDEEVADECWRNHKTRNDSVIVDVCQGQYKSTLVCPICSKISITFDPFMYLSLPLPSTVTRTMTVTVFHGDGSGLPMPCTVSVLKHGNCRDLGQALDSACGLKSGESLLLAEVYDHKIYRMLENPFEPLVSIKDEDHIVAYRFCGKGAGRKKLEIVHRDKCTPDILKGNVGKYFGTPLITYMDNDSPSGADIYLAASRLLSPLKRACASTMAHSGEENGFLLEANGETSSGCNGQCEPRDQSMGNTELEGTSSQELPFQLFLTDDRYLSCKPIFKDSVIKSGNRIKVVFEWTEKEQKLYDSSNLKDLPEVYHKTGYRAKKTRQEAVSLFSCLEAFLTEEPLGPDDMWYCPSCKEHRQATKKLDLWMLPDILVFHLKRFSYSRYLKNKLDTFVDFPVHNLDLSKYVKQKDGQSYTYELYAISNHYGGLGGGHYTAFAKLIDDNRWYSFDDSRVSPVNEADIKTSAAYVLFYRRVKTESKAELGETSQAHAGL from the exons ATGACGATGATTGACTCAAGGTGTTTAATGGAGAAcggaggaggaggtggaggtgAAGGAAGTTGCTTGCCGTGTACACCTGAAGAAGAGAAGCAGATCGTTGAGGAATTGAATCGTGAAGCTGAACGTGATTTGAAAGAAGGGAATTTGtattttgttgtttcttctAG GTGGTTCTCAAAATGGGAGAGTTATGTTGGTCGTGGTGGTGTTGACAAATTGGATAATGGGAAATCTTCCGAGCCTCAAGATTTGGATGTTGAAAGGCCTGGTCCAATTGATAACTCTGATATAATTGAGGGCAGAAGTAGTAATGAGGGTGATGAGCTAGAGCTTGTTAGAACGCTGTTGGAAGGAAGGGACTATGTATTAGTTCCTAAGAAAGTTTGGGAGAAGCTTGTCCAGTG GTACAAAGGAGGACCAGCGTTACCAAGAAAGATGATCTCTCAGggtctttttaataaaaagcagTTCAATGTGGAGGTTTATCCACTTCGCCTCAAGTTAATTGACTACAGAGATGACAGTGAATCAACTATACGGATAAGCAAAAAG GCTTCTCTGCATGAGTTATATGAGAAGGTTTGCTCAGCTAGAGGAGTAGAGCGTGAAAag GCCTCTATATGGGACTTCTTCAATAAGCAAAAGAGTTCACAGTTGAGCATTTCAAACCAAACCTTGGAGGAGTTACACTTGCAGATGGATCAAGAG ATTCTTTTGGAGCTGAAAGTTGATAGTTCTCCTTCTCAATCTGCAAAGGATTCAACAGGGAATGAGTTAGCATTGGTAGCCTTGGAACCTCCAAGGTCCCCCATGTCGATTGCAGGAGGGCCTGCCATGTCTAATGGTCACTCAAGTAGTTATAGCTTGAACTTATGGCCAGAAAGTGCCGTAAACTCATCATTCAAAGATATGGACGATGGATTTGGTGTGCATAGCTCTGTTAGGAGAGTAGAAAAAGGAGGTTTGGCAGGACTGCAGAATATGGGAAATACTTGCTTTATGAACAGTGCTTTACAATGCTTACTCCACACACCCCAACTTGTTGAATATTTCTTGCAAGATTACTCTGAGGAAATCAACACACAGAATCCTTTAGGAATGCAT GGTGAACTTGCACTTGCATTTGGTGACTTGTTGAGGAAACTGTGGTCCTCAGGCCGGACCGCGATTGCACCACGTGTGTTTAAGGGAAAACTAGCGCTATTTGCTCCTCAATTCAGTGGTTATAATCAACATGATTCTCAA gAACTTCTTGCCTTTTTGCTGGATGGGCTGCATGAAGATTTGAATCGTGTCAAGCAAAAGCCTTATATTGAAATGAAGGATTGGAGTGGTGAACCAGACGAGGAAGTTGCAGACGAGTGTTGGAGAAATCACAAGACTCGGAATGACTCAGTTATTGTGGATGTTTGTCAA GGTCAATATAAGTCGACGCTGGTTTGCCCAATTTGCAGTAAAATTTCAATTACTTTTGATCCCTTCATGTACTTGTCTTTGCCACTGCCTTCAACTGTCACTCGGACAATGACAGTAACAGTGTTTCATGGTGATGGAAGTGGTCTTCCAATGCCTTGCACTGTTTCAGTGCTGAAACATGGTAATTGTAGAGATCTTGGTCAAGCACTGGACTCTGCATGCGGTTTGAAAAGTGGAGAAAGCCTTCTGCTGGCAGAA GTATATGATCACAAGATTTATAGGATGTTGGAAAATCCTTTTGAACCATTGGTCTCTATAAAGGATGAAGACCATATTGTGGCCTATCGGTTTTGTGGAAAAGGGGCAGGAAGAAAGAAGCTGGAGATTGTTCATAGGGATAA GTGCACTCCAGATATACTGAAGGGCAATGTTGGGAAGTATTTTGGCACACCTCTGATAACTTATATGGACAATGACTCACCAAGTGGAGCTGATATCTATTTGGCTGCTTCCAGACTGCTCTCGCCTTTGAAACGAGCATGTGCCTCTACTATGGCTCATAGTGGTGAAGAGAATGGTTTTCTTTTGGAGGCTAATGGTGAGACATCAAGTGGCTGCAATGGTCAATGTGAACCTAGGGACCAATCCATGGGCAACACAGAACTAGAGGGTACATCTAGCCAGGAATTGCCATTCCAGCTCTTTTTGACTGATGATCGGTATTTAAGCTGCAAGCCAATATTTAAGGATTCTGTCATAAAATCTGGGAATCGTATAAAGGTTGTCTTTGAGTGGACTGAGAAAGAACAGAAATTATACGATTCCAGCAATCTAAAGGATCTCCCAGAGGTTTATCACAAGACTGGCTATAGAGCAAAGAAAACCCGGCAGGAAGCTGTCTCTTTATTTTCATGCCTGGAGGCATTCTTGACAGAGGAACCTTTAGGGCCTGATGACATGTG GTATTGTCCTAGCTGTAAAGAACATAGGCAAGCCACCAAGAAACTGGACCTGTGGATGTTGCCAGATATTcttgtttttcacttgaaacGGTTCTCATACAGCAGATATCTGAAGAACAAACTGGATACTTTTGTGGATTTCCCCGTTCACAATCTTGATTTGAGCAAATATGTGAAACAAAAGGATGGACAATCATACACGTATGAGTTATATGCCATCAGCAACCATTATGGTGGTCTAGGTGGTGGGCACTATACTGCATTTGCCAAG TTGATTGATGATAATAGATGGTACAGTTTTGACGATAGTCGAGTTTCTCCAGTCAATGAAGCTGACATCAAGACCTCAGCTGCTTATGTCTTATTCTACCGAAGGGTTAAGACTGAATCGAAGGCTGAATTGGGAGAGACATCACAAGCTCATGCAGGTCTTTAA
- the LOC133702892 gene encoding glucan endo-1,3-beta-glucosidase 11-like → MEYTRFYHCASLILSISGLVFPVMVGSIGINYGQIANNLPAPDNVVPLVKSIGATKVKLYDADPRVLKAFANTGVEFIVGLGNEYLSKMRDPEKAQAWVKTNVQAYLPATKITCITIGNEVLTFNDTGLTDNLFPAMQNIHTALVNLGLDKQVSVTTAHSLAILEMSYPPSAGSFRKDLVGCITPLLNFHAKTNSPFLINAYPFFAYKSNPKQISLDFVLFQPNQGIVDSKSNFHYDNMLFAQIDAVHSALASLGYSKLPVHISETGWPSKGDADELGATLENAKKYNGNLFKIICQRKGTPMRPNTDLNIYVFALFNENMKPGPASERNYGLFKPDGTPAYSLGISGTDAVSANTTTTTTTGAPAPPSPDSSSTGYLSISAAVKERCCSCIGQLLFPLLLLSYLAFRLAF, encoded by the exons ATGGAGTACACTAGATTTTACCACTGTGCTTCACTTATCCTTTCCATTTCAG GTTTGGTATTTCCTGTAATGGTGGGTTCTATTGGGATCAATTATGGTCAGATTGCTAACAATCTTCCAGCACCAGACAATGTAGTCCCTTTAGTGAAATCAATTGGGGCAACAAAAGTGAAACTTTATGATGCAGATCCAAGAGTGCTTAAAGCATTTGCTAATACAGGAGTGGAATTCATAGTTGGTCTTGGAAATGAGTACTTGTCAAAGATGAGAGATCCAGAAAAGGCACAGGCTTGGGTTAAAACAAATGTTCAAGCTTATTTACCAGCAACAAAAATCACTTGCATCACAATTGGCAATGAAGTCTTAACCTTTAATGACACAGGTCTTACAGACAACCTCTTTCCTGCAATGCAGAACATTCACACAGCTTTAGTAAATTTGGGACTTGATAAGCAGGTCTCAGTTACTACAGCTCATTCTTTGGCAATTCTTGAAATGTCTTATCCACCTTCAGCTGGATCTTTTCGAAAAGATCTTGTGGGGTGCATCACCCCCTTATTGAATTTCCATGCCAAGACTAACTCGCCATTTTTAATCAATGCATATCCCTTTTTTGCATACAAGTCTAATCCCAAACAAATTTCTTTAGATTTTGTGCTGTTTCAGCCAAATCAAGGGATTGTTGATTCGAAAAGCAATTTCCATTATGATAACATGTTGTTTGCTCAAATTGATGCTGTGCATTCTGCATTAGCAAGTTTAGGATACAGTAAATTGCCAGTTCATATATCAGAAACTGGCTGGCCATCGAAAGGGGATGCAGATGAACTAGGAGCAACCCTCGAAAATGCGAAGAAATATAATGGGAATTTGTTTAAGATTATTTGTCAAAGGAAGGGAACTCCAATGAGGCCTAATACAGATTTGAACATTTATGTTTTTGCTTTGTTTAATGAAAACATGAAACCTGGACCAGCTTCTGAGAGGAATTATGGGTTGTTTAAGCCTGATGGAACACCGGCATATTCGCTTGGAATTAGCGGAACAGATGCTGTTAGTGctaacaccaccaccaccaccaccactggTGCTCCTGCGCCTCCGTCACCGGATAGTTCTTCAACCGGGTATTTGTCAATTTCTGCTGCTGTAAAG GAAAGATGTTGTAGTTGCATAGGCCAACTGTTGTTTCCACTGCTGTTGTTGAGCTACTTGGCCTTTAGACTAGCATTTTGA